In Drosophila santomea strain STO CAGO 1482 chromosome 2L, Prin_Dsan_1.1, whole genome shotgun sequence, a single window of DNA contains:
- the LOC120447938 gene encoding uncharacterized protein LOC120447938: protein MKQFALFSIFLLILAVGLAQMPLQVAAQGQNGQPQGQPPRPPNGNGNGNQQSGQGQSGQNNKN from the exons ATGAAGCAGTTCGCATTGTTCAGCATCTTTCTCCTAATTCTGGCTGTGGGTTTG GCACAAATGCCGCTGCAGGTGGCCGCCCAGGGCCAAAATGGACAACCGCAGGGACAGCCGCCAAGACCGccaaatggcaatggaaacGGCAACCAGCAGAGTGGACAAGGACAAAGCGGGCAGAACAACAAGAACTAG
- the LOC120443937 gene encoding odorant receptor 45a: MDSSYFAVQRRALEIVGFDPSTPQLGLKHPIWAGILVLSLVSHNWPMAVYALQDLSDLTRLTDNFAVFMQGSQSTFKFLVMVAKRRRIGSLIHRLHKLNQAESATPSHLEKIERENQLDGYVSRSFRNAAYGVICASAIAPMLLGLWGYVETGVFTPTTPMEFNFWLDERKPHFYWPIYVWGVLGVAAAAWLAIATDTLFSWLLHNVVVQYQLLELVLEEKDLSGGDSRLTECIRRHRIALDLAKELSSIFAEIVFVKYMLSYLQLCMLAFRFSRSGWSAQVPFRATFLVAIIIQLSSYCYGGEYLKQQSMGIAQAVYGNSNWPKMTPKNRRLWQMVIMRAQRPAKIFGFMFDVDLPLLLWVIRTAGSFLALLRTFERSPT; the protein is encoded by the exons ATGGACTCCAGCTACTTTGCCGTCCAGAGAAGAGCTCTGGAAATTGTCGGATTCGATCCCAGTACTCCGCAACTGGGTCTAAAACATCCCATTTGGGCCGGGATACTTGTCCTGTCCCTGGTTTCCCACAACTGGCCCATGGCAGTCTATGCCCTGCAGGATCTCTCCGATCTGACCCGCCTCACGGACAACTTTGCGGTGTTCATGCAAGGATCTCAGAGTACCTTCAAGTTCCTGGTCATGGTGGCGAAACGAAGGCGCATTGGATCGCTGATTCACCGATTGCACAAGCTAAACCAGGCGGAAAGTGCCACGCCCAGCCACCTGGAGAAGATCGAGAGGGAAAACCAACTGGATGGGTATGTCTCCAGGTCCTTTAGAAATGCCGCCTACGGAGTGATTTGTGCCTCAGCCATAGCGCCCATGTTGCTGGGCCTGTGGGGATATGTGGAGACGGGTGTATTTACTCCGACTACACCCATGGAGTTCAATTTCTGGCTGGATGAGCGAAAACCCCATTTCTATTGGCCCATCTACGTTTGGGGCGTgctgggcgtggcagctgccGCCTGGTTGGCCATTGCAACGGACACCCTGTTCTCCTGGCTGCTTCACAATGTGGTGGTTCAATACCAGCTGCTGGAGCTGGTTCTCGAAGAGAAGGATCTTAGTGGAGGAGACTCTCGCCTGACTGAATGTATTCGCCGTCATCGTATAGCTCTCGATTTGGCCAAGGAGCTAAGTTCGATTTTCGCGGAGATCGTCTTCGTTAAATACATGCTCAGTTATCTGCAACTCTGCATGCTGGCCTTTCGCTTCAGCCGCAGTGGCTGGAGTGCCCAGGTGCCATTTAGAGCCACCTTCCTGGTGGCCATCATCATCCAACTAAGTTCGTATTGTTATGGAGGCGAATATCTCAAGCAGCAAAGCATGGGAATTGCGCAGGCAGTTTATGGTAACagcaattggccaaaaatgaccCCGAAGAACAGAAGACTCTGGCAAATGGTGATCATGAGGGCCCAGCGACCCGCCAAGATATTCGGATTCATGTTCGATGTGGACTTACCACTGCTGCTTTGG GTAATCAGAACGGCGGGCTCATTCTTGGCACTGCTAAGGACTTTTGAGCGTTCCCCCACTTAA